Sequence from the Cryptosporangium phraense genome:
GCGGGGGCCGGTCGGGCGTCGGTCGAGCCTCGCGTCCTGGCGGCCTGGGACGCGTTCCTGAGCAGCGCGGACGCCGCTGACCTGGGGCTCACCAGCGGCGCCCCGGGCCAGCGCGGCCACGACCTGTGCGTCCAGCTCGGACTGTGGACGGAACACCGCGCGGTCCACGACCTCGTCACGTCGGCCCGCGCCGGCGGGCACGGCGCTCCGCCGGACGTCCGGATGGTGCGTGACGCGGTCCTCGACACACATCGGGACGCGTCCCGCGCGGAGGTTCTCTCCGCGTTGCGCCGCAGGCGGGACGCGGTCTCGATCTACTTCCAGAACTACGACGAGACGCTCGACCTGGCGCCCGCCGTCTCCCCGTTCGGCCGGATACCGCTGCTCTCGGTGCTGGTCGGGGAGGCGTACCTGCTCGCGGTCACCGCGCTCGACCTGGTGCCGTGCGGGGCTCCCCGGCCCCCGGAACCGCTGCTGCAGGCCGGGCTGGCCGGCCTGTGCGAGGTGCTCGGCGCGCTCGCGGTGGAGGCCGACCTGACCGGCAGCGCCGCGTTCCGGACGCCGTCGGGCGGGTGGGGGTTCGCGGTGTCCGAGGACGGGTGGAGCGTGCGTGATCTCGGCTCCCGGCTGCCCGGCGGCACCGTGGTCGAGGGCGAGGCCGCCGACCTGCTGGGCGTCGCCGCAGGCCGGCTCGAGGGGACGCGGCTGCTGCGGGCCCGCCGGCTGCGGACCCAGCAGATCACCGGCCTGCTCCGGCTCGCCCCGCTCGCCGACCTCCCCTGGACCCCCGGCGCACCCCTCCTCCGCCTCCCTTAGAAGCCGCCTCCCCTAGAAGCGGCCGCCGCCGGTGCTCTCGCCCGACAGCCGCTGGGCCAGATAGACCGGCACCACCGAGAGCACGATCAGCACCGTCGCCACCACGTTGACGACCGGCGCCTGGTTGGGCCGGAACAGGTTGTTCAGGATCCAGATCGGCAGCGTCGTCGTACCGGCGCCGGCGGTGAACGTCGTCACGATGATCTCGTCGAACGAGAGCGCGAACGCCAGCAGACCGCCGGCCAGCAGCGCGGAGCGCAGCATCGGGAACGTGACCAGGCGGAACGTGGTGAACAGGTCGGCGCCGAGGTCCATCGACGCCTCCTCCAGGTTGCCCCCGAGCCGGCGCAGCCGGGCGATCACGTTGTTGAAGACGATCACCACGCAGAACGTCGCGTGCGCGACGACGACCGTGATGAACCCCAGCTGCAGACCCAGCACCGTGCGGAACGCGTTGTTCAGCGCGATGCCGGTGACGATGCCGGGCAGCGCGATCGGCAGCACGATCAGCAGCGAGATCGAGTCCCGCCCGAAGAACCGGTGCCGCTGCAGCCCGAACGACGCCAGCGTGCCCAGGACCAGCGCGATCACCGTCGCGACGAAGCCGACCTGCACACTCGTCCACAACGCGTCCAGAGCGCCGGTGTTCTGCGCCGTCCGTCGCCACCACTCGAGCGTGAACCCCGACGGCGGCCAGCCGAACGTCCGATCGGAGTTGAACGAGTTGACGACGACGACGAGCAGCGGGACGTAGACGACGGCCAGCGCGAGAACCATGATCGTGCGCAGCACGATCCGGGAGGTGCGGGACAGGGTCATAGGTTCTCCAGCGCGCCGGTCCGCCGCACCGCGGCCAGGTACACGAGCATGATGACGACCGGCACGGTCGCGACCGCGGCCGCGAACGGCAGGTTGTTCGCGGCCCCGATGTTGTCGTAGACGACGTTGCCCAGCAGCTGTTTCGTGCCGCCGACGATGCGGACCGCGATGTAGTCGCCGAGCGACAGCGAGAACGTGAAGATCGACCCGGCGACGACG
This genomic interval carries:
- a CDS encoding ABC transporter permease; translation: MTLSRTSRIVLRTIMVLALAVVYVPLLVVVVNSFNSDRTFGWPPSGFTLEWWRRTAQNTGALDALWTSVQVGFVATVIALVLGTLASFGLQRHRFFGRDSISLLIVLPIALPGIVTGIALNNAFRTVLGLQLGFITVVVAHATFCVVIVFNNVIARLRRLGGNLEEASMDLGADLFTTFRLVTFPMLRSALLAGGLLAFALSFDEIIVTTFTAGAGTTTLPIWILNNLFRPNQAPVVNVVATVLIVLSVVPVYLAQRLSGESTGGGRF